A genome region from Hippopotamus amphibius kiboko isolate mHipAmp2 chromosome 1, mHipAmp2.hap2, whole genome shotgun sequence includes the following:
- the MFAP3 gene encoding microfibril-associated glycoprotein 3 isoform X2: MSVYYMVVCLIAFTITLILNVTRLCMMSSHLRKTEKAINEFFRTEGAEKLQKAFEIAKRIPIITSAKTLELAKVTQFKTMEFARYIEELARSVPLPPLILNCRAFVEEMFEAVRVDDPDDMGDRIKERPALNAQDGIFVINPEMGRSNSPGGDSDDGSLSEQGQEIAVQVSVHLQSETKSIDTDSQDSSHFSPPDDTGSAASNSSYKDGPHENCQL; encoded by the coding sequence ATGAGTGTCTACTACATGGTTGTTTGCCTCATTGCCTTTACAATCACTCTCATCTTGAATGTCACACGGCTGTGCATGATGAGCAGCCATCTTCGTAAAACTGAGAAAGCCATCAATGAATTCTTCCGAACTGAAGGGGCAGAGAAGCTTCAGAAGGCCTTTGAGATCGCAAAACGCATCCCCATCATCACCTCGGCCAAGACTCTGGAGCTCGCCAAAGTCACACAATTTAAAACCATGGAGTTTGCTCGTTATATCGAAGAACTGGCAAGAAGCGTGCCTCTGCCACCCCTTATTCTAAACTGTCGGGCCTTTGTAGAGGAGATGTTTGAGGCTGTGCGAGTGGATGACCCTGATGACATGGGAGACAGAATTAAAGAGAGACCTGCCTTGAATGCTCAAGATGGCATCTTTGTCATCAACCCAGAGATGGGCCGGAGTAATTCACCAGGAGGAGATTCTGATGATGGTTCCCTGAGTGAACAAGGCCAGGAGATAGCAGTTCAGGTTTCTGTCCACCTTCAGTCAGAGACCAAAAGTATTGATACAGATTCTCAAGACAGCAGTCATTTCAGCCCACCTGATGATACAGGATCTGCCGCATCGAACTCTAGCTACAAAGATGGGCCACATGAAAACTGCCAGCTGTGA
- the MFAP3 gene encoding microfibril-associated glycoprotein 3 isoform X1 — MKPHSCLFTLVVSVTVPAAFALEDVGFNKMTPLGANHSSSNASFLPSFELSADSHSGDDVIIAREGTSVSIECLLTVNHYEDVYWYNSKGQQLDDRGRGGKWLVSDNFLNITNVVFADRGLYTCFTTSPIRASYSVTLRVIFTSGDMSVYYMVVCLIAFTITLILNVTRLCMMSSHLRKTEKAINEFFRTEGAEKLQKAFEIAKRIPIITSAKTLELAKVTQFKTMEFARYIEELARSVPLPPLILNCRAFVEEMFEAVRVDDPDDMGDRIKERPALNAQDGIFVINPEMGRSNSPGGDSDDGSLSEQGQEIAVQVSVHLQSETKSIDTDSQDSSHFSPPDDTGSAASNSSYKDGPHENCQL; from the exons ATGAAGCCACATAGTTGTTTATTCACTTTAGTGGTGAGTGTTACTGTGCCAGCTGCTTTTGCTTTGGAAGATGTAGGCTTCAACAAAATGACCCCACTGGGAGCAAATCATAGTTCTTCCAATGCATCATTTCTCCCAAGTTTTGAACTCTCAGCGGATTCCCACTCAGGTGATGATGTCATCATAGCCAGAGAGGGAACTAGTGTTTCAATCGAGTGTCTTCTCACAGTCAACCACTATGAAGATGTCTATTGGTACAACTCAAAAGGACAGCAGCtggatgacagaggcagag GTGGAAAATGGTTGGTTTCTGATAACTTCCTGAATATCACCAACGTAGTCTTTGCTGACCGCGGGCTCTATACCTGTTTCACCACCTCTCCAATCCGTGCCTCCTACTCGGTCACCCTGCGTGTTATCTTTACCTCGGGAGACATGAGTGTCTACTACATGGTTGTTTGCCTCATTGCCTTTACAATCACTCTCATCTTGAATGTCACACGGCTGTGCATGATGAGCAGCCATCTTCGTAAAACTGAGAAAGCCATCAATGAATTCTTCCGAACTGAAGGGGCAGAGAAGCTTCAGAAGGCCTTTGAGATCGCAAAACGCATCCCCATCATCACCTCGGCCAAGACTCTGGAGCTCGCCAAAGTCACACAATTTAAAACCATGGAGTTTGCTCGTTATATCGAAGAACTGGCAAGAAGCGTGCCTCTGCCACCCCTTATTCTAAACTGTCGGGCCTTTGTAGAGGAGATGTTTGAGGCTGTGCGAGTGGATGACCCTGATGACATGGGAGACAGAATTAAAGAGAGACCTGCCTTGAATGCTCAAGATGGCATCTTTGTCATCAACCCAGAGATGGGCCGGAGTAATTCACCAGGAGGAGATTCTGATGATGGTTCCCTGAGTGAACAAGGCCAGGAGATAGCAGTTCAGGTTTCTGTCCACCTTCAGTCAGAGACCAAAAGTATTGATACAGATTCTCAAGACAGCAGTCATTTCAGCCCACCTGATGATACAGGATCTGCCGCATCGAACTCTAGCTACAAAGATGGGCCACATGAAAACTGCCAGCTGTGA